One stretch of Oncorhynchus keta strain PuntledgeMale-10-30-2019 chromosome 18, Oket_V2, whole genome shotgun sequence DNA includes these proteins:
- the LOC118397393 gene encoding RILP-like protein 1 isoform X1: MEKDCGRNDQKQDFKKTEVCFERTCSALTVDDVYEIAKLIGSEVETLIDGYGKESATGLVPKIVKVLELLESFASRNHSHKSKEEELLKAFETLNVQKQKKTRNVKECEESKSEIQRQEVQEEVEKQRRRCEELQAQVLHLQMENQELQNCLRGNHVQEDRVQRQEREVMLKLKEVVDKQRDELRAKVQQIGSVSKEVEALQEQLERFMKMNGELRHKQSIVTAQVKNAVERKADMEADLREKQKEIERLTTQLEKAKTAAGTANPCKTEVDLTDKLVIDLKDPNRPCFTKQEVREMLTERNKLKANLFLVQEELSYYQREILNDERCPGFLLDAVRSAIKKQKTVIKAKMLGMPEDECSSDEEKGPLFERRAETETGTDSTDSKPQESRIRNLFGFLTRSGSNLSSRCPGENNAASSWEIIDDTDNTAETEP; encoded by the exons ATGGAGAAGGATTGCGGTAGAAACGATCAAAAGCAAGACTTCAAGAAGACAGAGGTGTGTTTTGAAAGGACATGTTCAGCACTAACTGTGGACGATGTATACGAAATAGCTAAATTGATTGGCTCGGAAGTGGAAACCCTTATTGACGGCTACGGTAAAGAGAGCGCCACAGGACTGGTGCCTAAAATTGTCAAAGTTCTAGAACTTTTGGAGAGCTTCGCATCGCGGAACCATTCTCACAAGTCAAAAGAAGAAGAATTACTTAAAGCGTTCGAAACACTTAATGTACAGAAACAGAAGAAGACGAGAAATGTGAAAGAATGCGAAGAAAGCAAGAGCGAAATACAACGG CAGGAGGtgcaggaggaggtggagaagcagaggaggAGGTGCGAGGAGCTGCAGGCCCAGGTATTGCATCTACAGATGGAGAATCAGGAGTTACAGAACTGCCTGAGGGGCAACCATGTCCAGGAAG ACCGTGTCCAACGGCAAGAGCGGGAGGTGATGCTGAAACTGAAGGAAGTGGTTGACAAGCAGAGAGATGAGTTGAGGGCCAAAGTACAGCAGATAGGAAGCGTGTCTAAGGAGGTGGAGGCG ctgcAGGAGCAGTTGGAGCGCTTCATGAAGATGAATGGGGAGCTGAGACACAAGCAGAGCATCGTCACGGCCCAGGTGAAGAATGCTGTGGAGAGGAAGGCTGACATGGAGGCAGACCTccgagagaaacagaaagagatagaACGCCTCACCACCCAGCTGGAAAAGGCCAAAACTGCTGCTGGCACg GCCAATCCGTGTAAGACCGAAGTGGACCTGACTGACAAGCTGGTGATAGACCTGAAGGATCCCAACAGACCCTGTTTCACCAAGCAGGAGGTCAGAGAGATGCTGACAGAGAGGAACAAGCTCAAAGCCAACCTGTTCCTGGTGCAGGAGGAACTCTCCTACTACCAGAG GGAGATCCTGAATGATGAGCGGTGTCCAGGCTTCTTGCTGGACGCTGTACGTTCTGCCATAAAGAAACagaaaactgtcatcaaggccaaGATGTTGGGCATGCCAGAGGACGAATGCAGCAg TGATGAGGAGAAAGGACCCCTGtttgagaggagagcagagacagaaaccGGGACAGACAGCACTGACAGCAAACCACAAGAGTCTCGCATCAGGAACCT CTTTGGCTTCCTGACCCGCTCCGGCAGCAACCTCAGCAGCCGTTGTCCCGGTGAAAACAATGCTGCTTCTTCCTGGGAAATCATCGACGACACTGACAACACTGCGGAGACAGAACCCTGA
- the LOC118397393 gene encoding RILP-like protein 1 isoform X2 — MEKDCGRNDQKQDFKKTEVCFERTCSALTVDDVYEIAKLIGSEVETLIDGYGKESATGLVPKIVKVLELLESFASRNHSHKSKEEELLKAFETLNVQKQKKTRNVKECEESKSEIQREVQEEVEKQRRRCEELQAQVLHLQMENQELQNCLRGNHVQEDRVQRQEREVMLKLKEVVDKQRDELRAKVQQIGSVSKEVEALQEQLERFMKMNGELRHKQSIVTAQVKNAVERKADMEADLREKQKEIERLTTQLEKAKTAAGTANPCKTEVDLTDKLVIDLKDPNRPCFTKQEVREMLTERNKLKANLFLVQEELSYYQREILNDERCPGFLLDAVRSAIKKQKTVIKAKMLGMPEDECSSDEEKGPLFERRAETETGTDSTDSKPQESRIRNLFGFLTRSGSNLSSRCPGENNAASSWEIIDDTDNTAETEP; from the exons ATGGAGAAGGATTGCGGTAGAAACGATCAAAAGCAAGACTTCAAGAAGACAGAGGTGTGTTTTGAAAGGACATGTTCAGCACTAACTGTGGACGATGTATACGAAATAGCTAAATTGATTGGCTCGGAAGTGGAAACCCTTATTGACGGCTACGGTAAAGAGAGCGCCACAGGACTGGTGCCTAAAATTGTCAAAGTTCTAGAACTTTTGGAGAGCTTCGCATCGCGGAACCATTCTCACAAGTCAAAAGAAGAAGAATTACTTAAAGCGTTCGAAACACTTAATGTACAGAAACAGAAGAAGACGAGAAATGTGAAAGAATGCGAAGAAAGCAAGAGCGAAATACAACGG GAGGtgcaggaggaggtggagaagcagaggaggAGGTGCGAGGAGCTGCAGGCCCAGGTATTGCATCTACAGATGGAGAATCAGGAGTTACAGAACTGCCTGAGGGGCAACCATGTCCAGGAAG ACCGTGTCCAACGGCAAGAGCGGGAGGTGATGCTGAAACTGAAGGAAGTGGTTGACAAGCAGAGAGATGAGTTGAGGGCCAAAGTACAGCAGATAGGAAGCGTGTCTAAGGAGGTGGAGGCG ctgcAGGAGCAGTTGGAGCGCTTCATGAAGATGAATGGGGAGCTGAGACACAAGCAGAGCATCGTCACGGCCCAGGTGAAGAATGCTGTGGAGAGGAAGGCTGACATGGAGGCAGACCTccgagagaaacagaaagagatagaACGCCTCACCACCCAGCTGGAAAAGGCCAAAACTGCTGCTGGCACg GCCAATCCGTGTAAGACCGAAGTGGACCTGACTGACAAGCTGGTGATAGACCTGAAGGATCCCAACAGACCCTGTTTCACCAAGCAGGAGGTCAGAGAGATGCTGACAGAGAGGAACAAGCTCAAAGCCAACCTGTTCCTGGTGCAGGAGGAACTCTCCTACTACCAGAG GGAGATCCTGAATGATGAGCGGTGTCCAGGCTTCTTGCTGGACGCTGTACGTTCTGCCATAAAGAAACagaaaactgtcatcaaggccaaGATGTTGGGCATGCCAGAGGACGAATGCAGCAg TGATGAGGAGAAAGGACCCCTGtttgagaggagagcagagacagaaaccGGGACAGACAGCACTGACAGCAAACCACAAGAGTCTCGCATCAGGAACCT CTTTGGCTTCCTGACCCGCTCCGGCAGCAACCTCAGCAGCCGTTGTCCCGGTGAAAACAATGCTGCTTCTTCCTGGGAAATCATCGACGACACTGACAACACTGCGGAGACAGAACCCTGA
- the LOC118397394 gene encoding scavenger receptor class F member 1-like isoform X1: protein MGQFLTGLGLLLCCSLSSPQRLAPSGRNVCQDPRNPSTLVCCTGWRQQREECTLPVCDGEQACQQDEVCVYPGICRCRPGYYGAHCKTRCPPEFWAPDCRELCKCHPHGRCDPITGKCTCLSNRWGPLCQNTCKCGRHGHCHPVHGNCTCDEGWWTPTCTKQCQCYPGTSTCDPLTGRCQCALGYWGQKCSLRCSCYISSCQQKTGACECQNGWWGPTCDRRCNCDLEHSECNAVSGECVCQPGYKGAFCNEPCGPGEYGSGCKLSCGHCEGGQSCSVVDGVCTACEPGWNGTHCDRLCPHGYHGNHCQEPCPRCRNGEPCDPRTGACSRCDPGWTKPRCDEPCSNSTFGDACRSLCSPCFHGHCDHMTGSCVCGPGFQGRSCNITCPDQLYGFNCSSVCDCGEGTACHPATGACPYSGHRALITGLLVPLLLVLLGLVCCCCCCGGPTDGKDRVAVGDGGTSVRMKHHVYNVLANVSSAVPCISVWSSGLPRVTVSHHDPELTFNHSFIEPPSSGWVTEGSFFDSDEETREVLYCVPPREDIPAVAGGEFQEFQHEMSSKCNMFPDPSAFSISAEDMSLPFGIPRTSSNAKSKCPSVSFAEGTRFSPKERRGSAQDLTPGAPRTKHKSPWGVLMLSALQSQGGNASEGEEMEGGVDGCGGGTGPLEDPESSGEAGDPDVDRWTATPTRAMSTLQVPGAVVGCTISNAAVPRKGGQTPGSTSDGQQAEMDKVTTVYVTVGKAGVGRPLSKLELPSLEGPVQAMLRRLGSLQRHKDQEVGTKPKGKSPGVEGITKPPRRKLGTRASVWEQGAPPPSEVEGAVGEGVSMRKPSRRKQHAHHSSPAVMGNTDAGTNTQPPPEDTPATVTPMRPLSSILKSVPEVAGSEVRGERSGVRRENGDPGMQTDNGYRTIGPAGFVMDAVSLSEVIANEGVVAGVDDGPNLYENVMIMHS, encoded by the exons ATGGGCCAGTTTCTGACGGGTCTAGGACTACTgctctgctgttccctctcttcccctcagaGACTGGCTCCCTCAGGGAGAAACGTCTGCCAGGACCCCAG GAATCCTTCCACTCTTGTCTGTTGCACTGGatggagacaacagagagaggagtgtaCCCTTC CTGTGTGTGATGGTGAACAGGCCTGCCAGCAGGATGAGGTGTGTGTATACCCGGGCATCTGTCGCTGTCGGCCTGGCTACTATGGAGCCCACTGCAAGACAC GCTGCCCTCCAGAGTTCTGGGCACCGGACTGCCGTGAGCTGTGCAAGTGCCACCCTCACGGGCGCTGTGACCCGATCACGGGCAAGTGTACGTGCCTCTCCAACCGCTGGGGGCCACTCTGCCAGAACACCTGCAAATGTGGCCGTCATGGACACTGCCACCCCGTACACGGCAACTGCACCTGCGACGAGGGCTGGTGGACACCCACCTGTACCAAGCAGTGCCAGTGCTACCCAGGCACCTCCACCTGCGACCCACTGACCGGCAG GTGTCAGTGTGCCCTGGGTTACTGGGGTCAGAAGTGCAGTCTTCGATGTAGCTGCTACATATCATCCTGCCAACAGAAGACGGGGGCATGTGAATGCCAGAACGGGTGGTGGGGTCCGACGTGTGACCGCCGCTGTAACTGTGACCTGGAGCACAGCGAGTGTAATGCCGTCAGCGGGGAGTGTGTATGTCAGCCTGGGTACAAGGGAGCCTTCTGTAACGAACCGTGTGGACCTGGGGAGTATGGCAGTGGCTGTAAACTGAG CTGTGGCCACTGTGAAGGAGGCCAGTCGTGCTCTGTGGTTGATGGTGTCTGTACGGCCTGTGAGCCTGGGTGGAATGGCACACACTGTGACCGTCTGTGCCCGCATGGTTACCATGGAAACCACTGCCAGGAGCCATGCCCACGCTGCAGGAACGGTGAACCATGTGACCCCAGGACGGGGGCGTGTTCACGATGTGACCCAGGATGGACCaaacccag GTGTGACGAGCCGTGCTCCAACAGTACATTCGGGGATGCCTGCCGCTCCCTGTGCAGCCCCTGTTTCCATGGCCACTGTGATCACATGACAGGAAGTTGTGTCTGTGGGCCTGGGTTCCAGGGACGGAG TTGTAACATCACCTGTCCAGATCAGCTGTATGGCtttaactgttcctctgtctgtgaCTGTGGAGAGGGAACCGCCTGTCACCCAGCAACGGGAGCGtgtccataca gTGGTCACAGGGCTCTGATCACTGGTCTCCTGGTCCCTCTGCTCTTGGTGCTGCTGGGTctggtctgctgctgctgctgctgtggagGACCTACTGACGGcaaagacag GGTAGCAGTGGGTGACGGTGGTACCTCTGTCCGTATGAAGCATCATGTGTATAACGTCCTGGCCAACGTGAGCTCTGCTGtaccctgtatctctgtctggtccTCTGGGTTACCCAGAGTCACAG TGTCACACCACGACCCTGAGCTGACGTTCAACCACAGCTTCATAGAGCCTCCCTCCTCAGGCTGGGTGACGGAGGGATCCTTCTTCGACAGTGATGAGGAGACCAGAGAGGTGCTCTACTGTGTCCCCCCCAGAGAAG ACATCCCTGCAGTGGCGGGCGGTGAGTTCCAGGAGTTCCAGCACGAGATGAGTTCTAAGTGTAACATGTTCCCCGACCCCTCTGCCTTCAGTATTAGTGCAGAAGACATGTCCCTCCCCTTTGGCATCCCCCGCACCTCCAGCAACGCCAAGTCCAAATGCCCCTCCGTCTCCTTCGCCGAAGGCACCAG GTTCAGTCCCAAGGAGCGCCGAGGCTCTGCCCAAGATTTGACACCCGGGGCCCCCCGCACCAAACACAAGTCCCCCTGGGGGGTCCTGATGCTGTCAGCCCTCCAGTCCCAGGGAGGGAATGCctcagagggggaagagatggaggggggggtgGATGGGTGTGGAGGTGGGACTGGACCATTGGAAGACCCAGAATCCAGTGGTGAAGCAGGGGACCCCGATGTGGACAGGTGGACAGCTACCCCGACCCGAGCCATGTCTACCCTGCAGGTGCCTGGAGCAGTGGTAGGATGCACCATATCCAACGCTGCTGTTCCCAGAAAGGGAGGGCAAACACCAGGGTCCACATCCGATGGCCAGCAGGCAGAGATGGACAAAGTGACCACAGTGTATGTGACAGTGGGGAAGGCGGGGGTGGGGAGGCCCCTGTCTAAACTAGAGCTCCCCAGCTTGGAGGGCCCGGTACAGGCCATGCTACGCAGGCTAGGCAGCCTCCAGAGACACAAAGACCAGGAGGTGGGAACTAAGCCCAAGGGGAAGAGCCCGGGGGTGGAGGGGATCACCAAGCCCCCCAGGAGGAAGCTGGGGACTAGGGCCAGTGTGTGGGAGCAGGGGGCTCCCCCACCCTCGGAGGTGGAGGGTGCTGTAGGGGAAGGCGTATCTATGAGAAAACccagtaggaggaaacagcacgCCCACCATAGCTCCCCTGCTGTCATGGGAAACACTGACGCTGGCACTAACACTCAACCCCCACCAGAGGACACCCCTGCCACCGTTACGCCCATGAGGCCCCTGTCCTCCATTTTGAAAAGCGTGCCAGAGGTCGCTGGGTCAGAGGTTAGGGGTGAAAGGTCAGGGGTAAGGCGAGAGAACGGCGACCCTGGGATGCAGACTGATAATGGATATCGAACAATCGGGCCAGCTGGATTTGTAATGGACGCTGTTAGTCTGAGTGAAGTCATCGCCAATGAAGGAGTGGTGGCTGGTGTGGACGATGGACCTAACCTTTATGAGAACGTGATGATTATGCATTCCTAA
- the LOC118397394 gene encoding scavenger receptor class F member 1-like isoform X2: MGQFLTGLGLLLCCSLSSPQRLAPSGRNVCQDPRNPSTLVCCTGWRQQREECTLPVCDGEQACQQDEVCVYPGICRCRPGYYGAHCKTRCPPEFWAPDCRELCKCHPHGRCDPITGKCTCLSNRWGPLCQNTCKCGRHGHCHPVHGNCTCDEGWWTPTCTKQCQCYPGTSTCDPLTGRCQCALGYWGQKCSLRCSCYISSCQQKTGACECQNGWWGPTCDRRCNCDLEHSECNAVSGECVCQPGYKGAFCNEPCGPGEYGSGCKLSCGHCEGGQSCSVVDGVCTACEPGWNGTHCDRLCPHGYHGNHCQEPCPRCRNGEPCDPRTGACSRCDPGWTKPRCDEPCSNSTFGDACRSLCSPCFHGHCDHMTGSCVCGPGFQGRSCNITCPDQLYGFNCSSVCDCGEGTACHPATGACPYSGHRALITGLLVPLLLVLLGLVCCCCCCGGPTDGKDRVAVGDGGTSVRMKHHVYNVLANVSSAVPCISVWSSGLPRVTVSHHDPELTFNHSFIEPPSSGWVTEGSFFDSDEETREVLYCVPPREDIPAVAGGEFQEFQHEMSSKCNMFPDPSAFSISAEDMSLPFGIPRTSSNAKSKCPSVSFAEGTSPKERRGSAQDLTPGAPRTKHKSPWGVLMLSALQSQGGNASEGEEMEGGVDGCGGGTGPLEDPESSGEAGDPDVDRWTATPTRAMSTLQVPGAVVGCTISNAAVPRKGGQTPGSTSDGQQAEMDKVTTVYVTVGKAGVGRPLSKLELPSLEGPVQAMLRRLGSLQRHKDQEVGTKPKGKSPGVEGITKPPRRKLGTRASVWEQGAPPPSEVEGAVGEGVSMRKPSRRKQHAHHSSPAVMGNTDAGTNTQPPPEDTPATVTPMRPLSSILKSVPEVAGSEVRGERSGVRRENGDPGMQTDNGYRTIGPAGFVMDAVSLSEVIANEGVVAGVDDGPNLYENVMIMHS, from the exons ATGGGCCAGTTTCTGACGGGTCTAGGACTACTgctctgctgttccctctcttcccctcagaGACTGGCTCCCTCAGGGAGAAACGTCTGCCAGGACCCCAG GAATCCTTCCACTCTTGTCTGTTGCACTGGatggagacaacagagagaggagtgtaCCCTTC CTGTGTGTGATGGTGAACAGGCCTGCCAGCAGGATGAGGTGTGTGTATACCCGGGCATCTGTCGCTGTCGGCCTGGCTACTATGGAGCCCACTGCAAGACAC GCTGCCCTCCAGAGTTCTGGGCACCGGACTGCCGTGAGCTGTGCAAGTGCCACCCTCACGGGCGCTGTGACCCGATCACGGGCAAGTGTACGTGCCTCTCCAACCGCTGGGGGCCACTCTGCCAGAACACCTGCAAATGTGGCCGTCATGGACACTGCCACCCCGTACACGGCAACTGCACCTGCGACGAGGGCTGGTGGACACCCACCTGTACCAAGCAGTGCCAGTGCTACCCAGGCACCTCCACCTGCGACCCACTGACCGGCAG GTGTCAGTGTGCCCTGGGTTACTGGGGTCAGAAGTGCAGTCTTCGATGTAGCTGCTACATATCATCCTGCCAACAGAAGACGGGGGCATGTGAATGCCAGAACGGGTGGTGGGGTCCGACGTGTGACCGCCGCTGTAACTGTGACCTGGAGCACAGCGAGTGTAATGCCGTCAGCGGGGAGTGTGTATGTCAGCCTGGGTACAAGGGAGCCTTCTGTAACGAACCGTGTGGACCTGGGGAGTATGGCAGTGGCTGTAAACTGAG CTGTGGCCACTGTGAAGGAGGCCAGTCGTGCTCTGTGGTTGATGGTGTCTGTACGGCCTGTGAGCCTGGGTGGAATGGCACACACTGTGACCGTCTGTGCCCGCATGGTTACCATGGAAACCACTGCCAGGAGCCATGCCCACGCTGCAGGAACGGTGAACCATGTGACCCCAGGACGGGGGCGTGTTCACGATGTGACCCAGGATGGACCaaacccag GTGTGACGAGCCGTGCTCCAACAGTACATTCGGGGATGCCTGCCGCTCCCTGTGCAGCCCCTGTTTCCATGGCCACTGTGATCACATGACAGGAAGTTGTGTCTGTGGGCCTGGGTTCCAGGGACGGAG TTGTAACATCACCTGTCCAGATCAGCTGTATGGCtttaactgttcctctgtctgtgaCTGTGGAGAGGGAACCGCCTGTCACCCAGCAACGGGAGCGtgtccataca gTGGTCACAGGGCTCTGATCACTGGTCTCCTGGTCCCTCTGCTCTTGGTGCTGCTGGGTctggtctgctgctgctgctgctgtggagGACCTACTGACGGcaaagacag GGTAGCAGTGGGTGACGGTGGTACCTCTGTCCGTATGAAGCATCATGTGTATAACGTCCTGGCCAACGTGAGCTCTGCTGtaccctgtatctctgtctggtccTCTGGGTTACCCAGAGTCACAG TGTCACACCACGACCCTGAGCTGACGTTCAACCACAGCTTCATAGAGCCTCCCTCCTCAGGCTGGGTGACGGAGGGATCCTTCTTCGACAGTGATGAGGAGACCAGAGAGGTGCTCTACTGTGTCCCCCCCAGAGAAG ACATCCCTGCAGTGGCGGGCGGTGAGTTCCAGGAGTTCCAGCACGAGATGAGTTCTAAGTGTAACATGTTCCCCGACCCCTCTGCCTTCAGTATTAGTGCAGAAGACATGTCCCTCCCCTTTGGCATCCCCCGCACCTCCAGCAACGCCAAGTCCAAATGCCCCTCCGTCTCCTTCGCCGAAGGCACCAG TCCCAAGGAGCGCCGAGGCTCTGCCCAAGATTTGACACCCGGGGCCCCCCGCACCAAACACAAGTCCCCCTGGGGGGTCCTGATGCTGTCAGCCCTCCAGTCCCAGGGAGGGAATGCctcagagggggaagagatggaggggggggtgGATGGGTGTGGAGGTGGGACTGGACCATTGGAAGACCCAGAATCCAGTGGTGAAGCAGGGGACCCCGATGTGGACAGGTGGACAGCTACCCCGACCCGAGCCATGTCTACCCTGCAGGTGCCTGGAGCAGTGGTAGGATGCACCATATCCAACGCTGCTGTTCCCAGAAAGGGAGGGCAAACACCAGGGTCCACATCCGATGGCCAGCAGGCAGAGATGGACAAAGTGACCACAGTGTATGTGACAGTGGGGAAGGCGGGGGTGGGGAGGCCCCTGTCTAAACTAGAGCTCCCCAGCTTGGAGGGCCCGGTACAGGCCATGCTACGCAGGCTAGGCAGCCTCCAGAGACACAAAGACCAGGAGGTGGGAACTAAGCCCAAGGGGAAGAGCCCGGGGGTGGAGGGGATCACCAAGCCCCCCAGGAGGAAGCTGGGGACTAGGGCCAGTGTGTGGGAGCAGGGGGCTCCCCCACCCTCGGAGGTGGAGGGTGCTGTAGGGGAAGGCGTATCTATGAGAAAACccagtaggaggaaacagcacgCCCACCATAGCTCCCCTGCTGTCATGGGAAACACTGACGCTGGCACTAACACTCAACCCCCACCAGAGGACACCCCTGCCACCGTTACGCCCATGAGGCCCCTGTCCTCCATTTTGAAAAGCGTGCCAGAGGTCGCTGGGTCAGAGGTTAGGGGTGAAAGGTCAGGGGTAAGGCGAGAGAACGGCGACCCTGGGATGCAGACTGATAATGGATATCGAACAATCGGGCCAGCTGGATTTGTAATGGACGCTGTTAGTCTGAGTGAAGTCATCGCCAATGAAGGAGTGGTGGCTGGTGTGGACGATGGACCTAACCTTTATGAGAACGTGATGATTATGCATTCCTAA
- the LOC118397395 gene encoding vitronectin-like → MRLGLILLLAGLATVFAAEESCMDRCENGFDSKKDCQCDTMCRYYKSCCSDYETTCHMKTRGDTFEFAEDDDGPFTPTTPTFLTQPEDRENRTSGDQHRQPTRIRTPNTTPTPAKIATKITPVTEPARGAARGPQRGQVPGVVPLPEATKATKAPSATQAGRGSDRGQFTAVVPLPETAIATEATLVPQTTTEEVVTTTKAPVVDPDAEPCSSRPWDSLMQLKNGSVYAFRGEWFFELDEKSVKPGYPKQIQDIWGIRGPIDAAFTRINCQGKTYMFKGNKYWRFDDGVLEADYPRDINVGFEKIPDDVDAAFAIAAPGHHSKEKVYFFKGDQYYQYEFKHQPPHEECIKMAAGSPSALFTAYTDIYHNNWEELFNMLFRGIPNHHGGHRFINKDWIGIKAPVDAVMTGRLYITPRPLAPPLFPPVPPLRDHNDGRRQPWDQRRGQYGQQDQLNGQQNGQQYGQQYGQQYGQQYGQQYGQQGQQYGQQWEQQWDHRRSRRQSYWGAGTGMAVGQAFAEKGMDMGKRFAEKGMDLGRKLAERRMAMEGMFGGWDMRRTDARDEDRDRDRRRDDQDRRRDDQDRRRDDQDRRDGYNYDSRYNAEGRAYWEFVNKGQPVQSVYFFKGDKYYRVDLKTKKVDPASPPYPRSIGKYWLGCPEKHLEAEKK, encoded by the exons atgagGCTTGGGCTGATACTCCTGCTAGCCGGGCTAGCTACTGTGTTTGCTGCAGAGG AGTCATGCATGGACCGCTGTGAGAATGGCTTCGACTCCAAGAAGGATTGCCAGTGTGACACCATGTGTCGGTACTACAAGAGCTGCTGCTCAGACTACGAGACCACCTGTCATATGAAAA CACGTGGGGACACCTTTGAATTTGCAGAGGATGATGATGGTCCATTTACCCCTACAACGCCCACCTTCCTGACCCAACCTGAAGACAGGGAAAACAGAACCTCAGGGGACCAACATAGGCAACCCACACGCATCAGAACCCCCAACACCACCCCTACCCCTGCCAAAATTGCCACAAAGATAACCCCAGtcacagagccagctagaggcgCAGCTCGAGGCCCACAGAGAGGCCAGGTCCCAGGGGTAGTCCCACTCCCGGAGGCAACTAAAGCCACCAAGGCACCGTCAGCAACACAGGCAGGTAGAGGCTCAGATAGAGGCCAGTTCACAGCGGTAGTCCCACTGCCAGAGACAGCTATAGCCACCGAGGCAACATTAGTCCCACAGACAACCACAGAGGAAGTGGTGACGACCACCAAGGCTCCGGTAGTAGACCCAGATGCTGAGCCATGCAGCAGCAGGCCCTGGGACTCCCTAATGCAGCTCAAGAACGGCTCTGTCTACGCCTTCAGAG GGGAGTGGTTCTTTGAGCTGGATGAGAAGTCGGTGAAGCCCGGCTACCCCAAACAGATCCAGGACATCTGGGGTATCAGAGGGCCTATAGATGCTGCCTTTACACGTATCAACTGCCAGGGCAAGACCTACATGTTCAAG GGTAACAAGTACTGGCGGTTTGATGATGGTGTGCTGGAGGCGGACTATCCCAGGGATATCAACGTGGGCTTTGAGAAGATACCAGACGACGTGGACGCAGCCTTCGCCATAGCAGCCCCTGGACACCACAGCAAAGAGAAGGTCTACTTCTTCAAAG GTGACCAGTACTACCAGTATGAGTTCAAGCACCAGCCACCACATGAGGAGTGTATCAAGATGGCAGCTGGGTCTCCCTCCGCTCTGTTCACAGCCTATACTGACATCTACCACAACAACTGGGAGGAACTCTTCAACATGCTCTTCAGAGGCA tccccaACCACCATGGTGGGCATCGGTTCATCAACAAGGACTGGATAGGCATCAAGGCCCCAGTGGACGCTGTCATGACAGGGAGACTCTACATCACCCCCAGGCCACTGGCCCCACCCCTGTTCCCACCCGTACCCCCTTTACGGGACCACAATGACGGGAGGCGCCAGCCATGGGACCAACGGAGGGGGCAGTATGGTCAACAGGATCAGTTAAATGGACAGCAAAATGGACAACAATATGGACAACAATATGGACAACAATATGGACAACAATATGGACAACAATATGGACAACAAGGGCAACAATATGGACAGCAGTGGGAACAGCAGTGGGACCACCGCAGAAGTAGGCGCCAGTCTTACTGGGGTGCCGGGACGGGAATGGCTGTGGGGCAGGCGTTCGCTGAGAAGGGGATGGATATGGGGAAACGATTCGCTGAGAAGGGTATGGATCTCGGTCGGAAGCTGGCGGAAAGGAGGATGGCTATGGAGGGGATGTTTGGAGGGTGGGACATGCGCCGAACGGATGCCAGGGAtgaagacagagacagggataggaggagggatgaccaggacaggaggagggatgaccaggacaggaggagggatgaCCAGGACAGAAGAGATGGATACAACTATGACTCCAGATACAACGCTGAGGGGAGGGCCTACTGGGAGTTTGTCAACAAGGGCCAGCCAGTGCAGAGCGTCTACTTCTTCAAGGGAG ATAAATACTACAGAGTGGATCTGAAGACCAAGAAAGTGGACCCAGCCAGCCCTCCTTACCCCAGGTCCATTGGCAAGTACTGGCTGGGCTGCCCTGAAAAACACCTGGAGGCCGAGAAGAAATAG